The Niallia alba genome includes a window with the following:
- a CDS encoding extracellular solute-binding protein, translating into MFHRKAMSALLSIALLMVLVLAGCSSSTSSNDESASKDGDKTVIKFMHLWPEGSSKAQFTIVNDIIKQYEKDHPDVKVQTEILGNEQYKDKIKVLSASNELPDVGVTWAAGYMQPFVKGEMFAPLDDVIDSNFKDQFVAGTTEAFAIDGKTYGLPLELNITPVYYNKEIFEKYNLEVPETYDEFLTVVKTLTDNGVTPITLGNKDRWTGSMWYMYLADRIGGPEVLTNAINRSGSFEDPALVQAAEEIKKLVDMGGFVKGFNGLSNDEAKGYFMNEQAAMYLMATWELPNYTTSPDVTQEFKDKVGYFKFPTYEGGKGDINSYVGGPGVGLFVSEKSKVKEEAKDFVAYLVQEWGKNSVKDAGVIPATVVDTSNIELDQMYIDILNDLGEASNLTLYADVQMSSSVAQVHLDMIQSLFGGQATPKEFTAKQEQALAEEE; encoded by the coding sequence ATGTTTCATAGAAAAGCAATGTCAGCACTATTATCTATTGCTTTATTAATGGTTTTAGTTTTAGCAGGATGTTCTTCATCCACTTCTTCGAACGATGAAAGCGCTTCAAAAGATGGGGATAAAACAGTAATTAAATTTATGCATCTATGGCCAGAGGGGAGCTCGAAAGCACAGTTCACAATTGTAAACGATATCATTAAGCAATATGAAAAAGACCACCCAGATGTAAAAGTTCAAACAGAGATTCTTGGAAACGAGCAATATAAAGATAAAATTAAAGTACTATCAGCGTCTAATGAACTTCCAGATGTTGGGGTAACATGGGCAGCAGGATATATGCAGCCATTTGTTAAAGGTGAAATGTTTGCTCCATTGGATGATGTAATAGATAGCAACTTTAAAGATCAATTTGTTGCAGGTACGACAGAAGCATTTGCCATAGACGGTAAAACATACGGTCTTCCACTCGAATTAAATATAACACCTGTGTATTACAATAAAGAAATCTTTGAAAAATATAATCTAGAAGTTCCTGAAACATATGATGAATTTTTAACTGTTGTTAAAACACTAACTGATAATGGTGTTACACCAATCACATTAGGTAATAAAGATCGCTGGACTGGTTCTATGTGGTATATGTACCTTGCAGATAGAATTGGAGGACCAGAAGTACTAACAAATGCAATTAATCGAAGCGGTAGTTTCGAAGATCCAGCACTTGTTCAAGCAGCTGAAGAAATCAAAAAATTAGTGGACATGGGCGGGTTCGTAAAAGGTTTTAACGGTTTATCCAATGATGAGGCAAAAGGATACTTTATGAATGAGCAAGCAGCTATGTATTTAATGGCTACTTGGGAATTGCCAAACTATACAACTAGCCCAGATGTTACACAAGAATTTAAAGATAAAGTAGGATACTTTAAGTTTCCAACTTACGAAGGCGGTAAAGGTGATATTAACAGTTATGTAGGTGGACCTGGAGTTGGATTGTTTGTTTCTGAGAAATCTAAAGTAAAAGAAGAAGCAAAAGATTTTGTTGCTTATTTAGTACAAGAATGGGGCAAAAACTCTGTTAAAGATGCGGGGGTAATTCCAGCAACTGTTGTTGACACTTCAAACATTGAGCTAGATCAAATGTATATCGATATTTTAAATGATCTTGGTGAGGCATCAAACTTAACATTATATGCAGATGTTCAAATGAGCTCTAGTGTAGCACAAGTACATTTAGATATGATTCAATCACTATTTGGCGGTCAGGCAACACCAAAAGAATTCACAGCAAAACAAGAACAAGCATTAGCTGAAGAAGAATAA
- a CDS encoding carbohydrate ABC transporter permease, translated as MSEVVVQKNNKTDLSTSPKIKGSIGSKIGYGFLYLVLGIIAIFQIYPLIWLFFFSLKTNQEVFGLSPFALPKDPQWGNYVKVWTQGNISQYFFNSVWITVIAVVLTVILASFVTFAITRMHWKLSKMVLGLFMVGIMIPLHSTLIPLFSFFNQLQLIDNPLSIILSYTAFNLPLTIMILLGFYQALPRELEEAAVMDGCSIHRIFFQITLPMTTPVMATVVIINMIYNWNEFVFVNTFISSDKWKTLTVGVNNFVGQYLTDWGAIGATLMISIIPILIAFIVLSNKIVEGLAAGSVKG; from the coding sequence ATGAGTGAAGTAGTGGTTCAAAAAAATAATAAAACTGATTTATCCACATCTCCTAAAATAAAAGGATCTATTGGAAGTAAAATAGGATACGGCTTTTTGTATTTAGTGCTTGGAATAATTGCCATTTTTCAAATATATCCACTCATTTGGTTGTTCTTCTTTTCTTTAAAAACAAATCAAGAAGTGTTTGGCTTATCTCCATTTGCTCTTCCTAAGGATCCGCAATGGGGGAACTATGTAAAAGTATGGACACAAGGGAATATTAGCCAATATTTCTTTAACAGTGTTTGGATTACCGTTATTGCAGTAGTTTTAACAGTCATTTTGGCAAGTTTTGTTACCTTTGCAATTACAAGAATGCATTGGAAACTAAGTAAAATGGTTCTTGGTTTATTTATGGTAGGAATCATGATTCCCTTGCATTCCACATTGATTCCTTTATTTAGTTTCTTTAATCAATTACAACTAATCGATAATCCGCTATCGATTATCTTATCGTATACAGCGTTTAATCTGCCATTAACTATAATGATTTTATTAGGATTCTATCAAGCATTACCGCGTGAATTAGAAGAAGCAGCTGTAATGGATGGTTGTTCGATTCATCGCATATTCTTTCAAATCACGCTACCAATGACAACTCCCGTTATGGCAACCGTTGTTATTATCAATATGATTTATAACTGGAATGAATTTGTGTTCGTTAATACATTCATTAGCTCAGATAAATGGAAAACATTAACCGTTGGTGTGAATAACTTTGTCGGTCAATATTTAACAGATTGGGGAGCTATTGGCGCAACTTTAATGATTAGTATTATTCCAATTTTAATTGCCTTCATCGTATTAAGTAATAAAATTGTAGAAGGATTAGCTGCTGGATCTGTAAAAGGATAA
- a CDS encoding carbohydrate ABC transporter permease: MKNVMSNKWIITLYVLPALLLILILIYIPIILTGYYGLMDWDGIGAKTFIGLDNYIQLMKDKMFWTSTYHSVLLAVFSAISLIAYLVISLILASKIKGAGLLRKIYLIPMLLSSVAIAQLWLKIFDPTNGMLNKLLEMFGVVNTPIWLADPNLVLYSIFIPIVWQYAGFYIIIYYAALKGVPDEIIEAAKIDGATPFQIAYKIKLPLIAPVIKVTIVLAIVGSLKYFDLIYVMTGGGPNGASEVMASYMYKEAFKTYNFGYGSAIGFALLVICLVMTWVIQKLTASKEDAQY, translated from the coding sequence ATGAAAAACGTGATGTCGAATAAATGGATTATTACCCTTTATGTGCTCCCTGCACTGTTACTCATTTTAATTTTAATCTATATTCCTATTATATTAACAGGATATTATGGCTTAATGGATTGGGACGGTATAGGAGCTAAGACCTTTATAGGGCTAGATAATTATATACAGCTTATGAAAGATAAAATGTTTTGGACGAGTACTTATCATTCGGTTTTATTAGCTGTTTTTTCTGCAATTAGTTTAATTGCCTATTTAGTAATTTCATTAATTTTAGCAAGTAAGATAAAAGGGGCAGGATTACTTCGTAAAATTTACTTAATTCCTATGTTATTGTCTTCTGTAGCGATTGCCCAGTTATGGTTGAAAATTTTTGATCCAACAAATGGAATGCTAAACAAACTATTAGAAATGTTTGGGGTCGTAAATACACCGATATGGCTGGCTGATCCTAATTTAGTACTATACTCCATTTTCATTCCAATTGTATGGCAATATGCTGGATTTTATATCATTATTTATTATGCAGCATTAAAAGGAGTGCCAGACGAAATTATTGAGGCAGCAAAAATTGATGGAGCAACACCATTTCAAATAGCTTATAAGATTAAGCTTCCATTGATTGCTCCCGTAATAAAAGTAACAATCGTATTAGCAATTGTAGGGTCATTAAAATACTTTGATTTAATCTATGTAATGACTGGTGGAGGACCAAACGGAGCTAGTGAAGTAATGGCATCTTATATGTATAAGGAAGCATTCAAAACATATAATTTCGGCTACGGTAGTGCAATTGGGTTTGCGTTACTAGTGATCTGTCTTGTCATGACATGGGTAATACAAAAATTAACAGCATCAAAAGAAGATGCTCAGTACTAA
- a CDS encoding sensor histidine kinase has product MFNLLRKWNTLRNQILFVFLSVMVVVLLFVSTLIFNQVSSLLKNNAEKQIQQVAVEANGRIETLYEQLNMASKLAATNDKLQKLLTKEYEQKNVTFYEKQELMGTVNTITANSDGIFSFQLFTSNQKRILPLDDANIMTGLDASWVEKADQAKGSLVWIGEDPNDSNYFLAIRRVNLINRSFTNGGYLLFSIYDNYFQFANQALTDETNQYFILLDQLNQPIITNFEQSSEPIVQSNKKTIQINEKDYMITKNFSYMTGWTVLILTPYNTLTEGITVLRTSILLAGIIGLLIFFVCSFFLSNIITRPIIRLTNTMRFASEGSLPLTPSISSVNEINELNSTYNQLVKETNHLITMVYQKEIFRSRSELRALQAQINPHFLFNTLDALHWSLEEKDEEELAELVVTMSNLFRYTISRSTEDEWVRIKDEIAHIEDYMEIMKMRFGEELKWHIHLPKAFEEVKIPKFLIQPLVENAVLHGAENKVGQCTVDVVVKQAEIDNHIKVIVRDDGIGISETKLSRIKESMERGGITSATGKGMAISNVYKRLTLYYQERQQKGLIIESTENKGTLISFEIPKDGGM; this is encoded by the coding sequence ATGTTTAATTTATTAAGGAAATGGAATACATTACGGAATCAGATCTTATTTGTATTTTTATCAGTTATGGTAGTCGTTCTTTTATTTGTAAGTACATTGATTTTTAATCAAGTATCGTCATTATTAAAAAATAATGCAGAAAAACAAATTCAACAAGTCGCAGTGGAAGCAAACGGAAGAATCGAGACTTTGTATGAGCAGTTAAATATGGCGTCTAAATTAGCAGCAACTAATGATAAGTTACAAAAGCTTTTAACGAAGGAATATGAACAAAAGAATGTAACTTTTTATGAAAAACAAGAATTGATGGGAACTGTTAATACAATCACGGCCAATTCTGATGGCATCTTTTCTTTTCAGTTATTTACAAGTAATCAAAAACGAATTTTGCCACTTGATGATGCGAATATAATGACTGGTTTGGATGCGAGTTGGGTAGAAAAGGCTGATCAAGCAAAGGGAAGTCTTGTATGGATTGGAGAGGATCCTAATGACAGCAATTATTTTCTCGCAATCAGGAGAGTCAATCTAATTAATCGCAGTTTTACTAATGGTGGATATCTGCTTTTTAGTATTTATGATAATTATTTTCAGTTTGCTAATCAAGCGCTTACCGATGAAACAAATCAATATTTTATCCTTTTAGATCAATTAAATCAACCAATAATCACTAATTTTGAACAGTCAAGTGAGCCAATCGTACAGAGTAATAAAAAAACAATTCAAATAAATGAAAAGGATTACATGATCACGAAAAACTTTTCCTATATGACAGGTTGGACTGTCCTGATTTTGACACCGTACAATACATTAACAGAAGGCATTACGGTGTTACGAACGAGTATCCTTCTTGCTGGTATAATTGGACTGCTAATTTTCTTTGTCTGTTCTTTTTTTCTTTCGAATATTATCACTCGGCCCATTATCCGCTTAACAAATACGATGAGATTCGCTAGTGAAGGTTCATTACCGCTGACACCCAGCATCTCCTCAGTCAATGAAATAAATGAACTAAATAGTACATATAATCAACTCGTAAAAGAAACAAACCATTTGATAACGATGGTTTATCAAAAGGAAATTTTTCGAAGTAGAAGTGAATTAAGAGCTTTGCAGGCACAAATCAATCCTCACTTTTTATTTAATACACTAGATGCCCTTCATTGGTCGCTAGAAGAAAAAGACGAGGAAGAGTTAGCAGAGCTTGTAGTTACTATGTCTAATTTATTTCGATACACTATTTCTCGATCTACAGAAGATGAGTGGGTTCGTATAAAAGACGAGATAGCACATATAGAAGATTATATGGAAATAATGAAAATGCGATTTGGAGAAGAGTTGAAATGGCATATACATCTCCCAAAAGCATTTGAAGAGGTTAAAATTCCAAAATTTTTAATACAGCCATTAGTAGAAAATGCTGTATTACACGGTGCAGAGAATAAGGTAGGACAATGTACTGTTGATGTAGTGGTGAAACAAGCAGAAATAGATAACCACATAAAGGTGATTGTTAGAGATGATGGAATTGGTATAAGTGAGACTAAATTATCAAGAATTAAGGAATCGATGGAAAGAGGAGGCATTACTTCTGCTACAGGCAAAGGAATGGCTATTTCCAATGTATATAAAAGGCTTACACTCTATTATCAGGAAAGGCAGCAAAAGGGACTAATAATTGAAAGTACTGAAAATAAAGGAACATTAATTTCTTTTGAAATTCCAAAAGATGGAGGGATGTAA
- a CDS encoding glycoside hydrolase family 52 protein, which yields MPKNSFFNAHHSPIGAFSSFTLGFPGAGGGLDLELGRSPKQNIYIGAEVLDKKGTYQAFPFFAYQEDDESKRYDIENMDPDPDKPNIIFPISKDKIKRNFQLGTDTWESEDLSFTIYSQVEGVPDPKAANEEELKSTILPAVLAELTVDNTNGTRNRRAFFGYQGSDPYSSMRRVDDTMDGFAGIGQGRLTAIVSNNPDVKSAMHFSLENILTTPEEENWTFGLGPLGALVMDVPAGEKRTYQFAICFYRGGIVTAGMDTSYYYTNFFNNIESVAEYALKNFDPLADRAKNANKKIDSTNHLSEDQKFMLIHSIRSYYGSTQLLDNYGEPFWVVNEGEYRMMNTFDLTVDQIFYELRMNPWTVKNELDMFVQRFSYEDTVRFPNDDTEYPGGISFTHDMGVANTISRPHYSSYELYGLDGCFSHMTHEQLVNWVLCAALYVSHTEDKEWLDANLEIVERCFDSMLNRDHPEPDKRNGLMGLDSSRVMGGAEITTYDSLDVSLGQARNNIYLAGKIWASYIALERIFAENERTELAKIAGEQAEKCAATIVEHVTEAGYIPAVIGEGNDSKIIPAIEGLIFPYFTNCKDALDVNGCFGAYIQALKTHFETVLTEGNCLFEDGGWKISSTSNNSWLSKIYLCQFIAREILGWNWDEKGAKADATHVEWLTHPELSIWSWSDQIIAGEIAGSKYYPRGVTSILWLEEKQ from the coding sequence ATGCCAAAAAATTCATTTTTTAATGCTCATCATTCTCCAATAGGAGCGTTTTCCAGCTTCACACTAGGTTTTCCAGGTGCAGGTGGCGGATTAGATTTAGAGCTAGGTCGTTCTCCTAAACAAAATATTTATATTGGGGCTGAAGTTTTAGACAAAAAAGGGACATATCAAGCATTTCCATTCTTTGCGTATCAAGAGGATGATGAAAGTAAAAGGTATGATATTGAAAATATGGATCCAGATCCTGATAAGCCTAATATAATTTTTCCTATCTCTAAAGATAAAATAAAACGTAATTTTCAACTTGGAACAGATACATGGGAATCTGAGGATCTATCTTTTACTATTTACTCCCAAGTGGAAGGTGTTCCAGATCCAAAAGCTGCAAATGAAGAAGAATTGAAAAGTACTATTTTGCCAGCTGTACTTGCTGAATTGACAGTAGATAATACAAATGGAACAAGAAATAGACGGGCTTTTTTCGGCTATCAGGGGAGTGATCCTTATTCATCGATGCGAAGAGTCGATGATACAATGGATGGCTTTGCAGGTATTGGTCAAGGCAGATTGACTGCTATTGTATCCAATAATCCTGATGTAAAATCAGCAATGCACTTTAGTTTGGAAAATATTCTAACAACTCCTGAAGAAGAGAATTGGACATTTGGATTAGGACCTTTAGGAGCACTTGTTATGGATGTTCCAGCAGGAGAAAAAAGAACATACCAATTTGCCATCTGTTTTTATAGAGGTGGGATTGTAACTGCAGGAATGGATACTTCTTATTACTATACAAACTTCTTTAATAATATCGAGTCTGTTGCTGAATATGCGCTTAAAAACTTTGATCCACTTGCAGACAGAGCGAAAAATGCGAATAAAAAAATAGATAGTACAAATCATTTATCAGAAGATCAAAAGTTTATGTTAATTCACTCTATTCGCAGCTATTACGGTTCTACGCAACTCTTAGATAATTATGGTGAGCCTTTTTGGGTGGTAAACGAAGGGGAATATCGAATGATGAATACCTTCGATTTAACAGTGGATCAGATTTTCTATGAACTAAGGATGAATCCATGGACAGTGAAAAATGAATTAGATATGTTTGTACAACGATTTAGTTATGAAGATACCGTTCGGTTTCCAAATGATGATACAGAATATCCAGGCGGCATAAGTTTTACCCATGATATGGGCGTAGCGAATACTATATCTCGTCCTCATTATTCATCCTATGAATTATATGGCTTAGACGGATGCTTCTCACACATGACACATGAACAGCTAGTAAACTGGGTATTATGTGCTGCTCTTTATGTTAGCCATACAGAGGATAAAGAGTGGCTGGATGCGAATTTAGAAATAGTGGAACGATGTTTTGATAGTATGTTAAATCGAGATCATCCAGAACCAGATAAACGTAACGGCTTAATGGGATTAGATTCTTCGAGAGTAATGGGCGGTGCAGAAATTACCACCTATGACAGCCTTGATGTGTCTTTAGGGCAGGCAAGAAACAATATTTATCTCGCAGGAAAAATATGGGCTTCCTATATTGCGCTTGAAAGAATATTTGCAGAGAATGAGCGAACAGAGTTAGCCAAAATTGCTGGAGAACAAGCAGAAAAATGTGCGGCAACGATTGTGGAGCATGTAACGGAAGCTGGTTATATTCCAGCTGTCATCGGTGAAGGCAATGACTCGAAAATTATTCCAGCAATTGAAGGATTAATATTCCCATACTTTACAAACTGTAAGGATGCATTAGATGTGAATGGTTGTTTCGGGGCATACATTCAAGCATTAAAAACACATTTTGAAACAGTTTTAACAGAAGGAAATTGTTTATTTGAAGATGGTGGCTGGAAAATTTCATCGACAAGTAATAATTCTTGGCTAAGTAAAATTTATTTATGCCAATTTATCGCTCGAGAAATTCTGGGCTGGAACTGGGATGAAAAAGGAGCAAAGGCTGATGCTACACATGTAGAATGGCTAACACATCCCGAACTGTCCATTTGGAGTTGGAGTGATCAAATAATAGCAGGAGAAATTGCGGGAAGCAAATACTACCCACGCGGAGTAACAAGCATCTTGTGGTTAGAAGAAAAGCAGTAG
- the pyk gene encoding pyruvate kinase: protein MRKTKIVCTIGPASESVEKLTQLMEAGMNVARLNFSHGDFEEHGARIKNIREAAEITGNNIAILLDTKGPEIRTNNMKDGAIELVSGNDIIVSMTEVEGTTEKFSVTYEGLIDDVEAGSKILLDDGLIGLEVTKVDKAAGEIHTKILNSGTLKNKKGVNVPGVAVKLPGMTEKDANDIRFGIEQGIDFIAASFVRRASDVLEIKQLLEDNNASHIHIIPKIENQEGVDNIDEILEVSDGLMVARGDLGVEIPAEEVPLVQKLLIKKCNTLGKPVITATQMLDSMQRNPRPTRAEASDVANAIFDGTDAIMLSGETAAGSYPVEAVQTMNNIASRAEEALNYKEILSKRSRDSEHSITDSIGQSVAHTALNLEVKAVITPTGSGHTARMISKYRPEAPIVAVTYDARIQRQLALVWGVYPRLSQKSESTDEMLDVAVQEGVNSSIVTHGDLVVITAGLPVGETGTTNIMKIHVIGDVLAKGQGIGRKTAFGKAVIATSAKEALDKVNSGSILVTNATDRDMVPALEKCSALIVEEGGLTSHAAVVGLNIGIPVIVGVENATNILKDGLDITVDSRSGYVYSGHASVL from the coding sequence ATGCGTAAAACGAAGATTGTATGTACTATTGGACCTGCAAGTGAAAGTGTAGAAAAATTAACGCAATTAATGGAAGCTGGAATGAATGTTGCTCGCCTTAACTTTTCTCATGGCGATTTCGAAGAGCATGGTGCTAGAATAAAAAATATTCGTGAAGCAGCAGAAATTACTGGTAACAATATTGCGATTCTTTTAGATACAAAAGGTCCTGAAATCAGAACAAACAATATGAAAGATGGTGCTATCGAACTAGTTTCTGGTAATGATATCATCGTTTCTATGACAGAAGTAGAAGGTACAACAGAAAAATTCTCTGTTACTTATGAAGGCTTAATTGATGATGTGGAAGCTGGTAGTAAAATTCTACTTGATGATGGCTTAATTGGTCTTGAAGTAACAAAAGTAGATAAAGCAGCTGGGGAAATACATACAAAAATTTTAAATTCAGGAACATTAAAAAATAAAAAAGGGGTAAACGTTCCTGGAGTAGCTGTAAAGCTTCCTGGTATGACAGAAAAAGATGCAAATGATATCCGTTTTGGTATTGAACAAGGAATTGATTTTATTGCTGCATCTTTCGTACGACGTGCATCTGATGTTTTAGAAATTAAGCAATTATTAGAAGATAATAATGCATCTCATATCCATATTATTCCTAAGATTGAAAACCAAGAAGGTGTGGATAATATTGATGAAATTCTTGAAGTTTCTGATGGATTAATGGTTGCCCGTGGTGATTTAGGGGTTGAAATTCCTGCTGAAGAAGTACCATTAGTACAAAAATTATTAATTAAAAAATGTAATACTTTAGGTAAACCAGTTATTACTGCAACACAAATGCTAGATTCTATGCAACGTAACCCACGTCCTACTCGTGCAGAGGCAAGTGACGTAGCAAATGCGATCTTTGATGGAACGGATGCAATTATGCTTTCAGGAGAAACAGCAGCAGGATCTTATCCAGTAGAAGCTGTACAAACAATGAACAATATTGCTTCAAGAGCAGAAGAAGCTTTAAATTACAAAGAAATTTTATCTAAACGCAGCAGAGATTCTGAGCATTCTATTACTGATTCAATCGGACAATCTGTTGCTCATACAGCATTGAATTTAGAAGTAAAAGCGGTAATTACACCAACTGGTAGTGGCCATACTGCAAGAATGATTTCTAAATATCGTCCAGAAGCTCCAATTGTTGCTGTAACTTATGATGCAAGAATTCAAAGACAATTAGCACTAGTTTGGGGAGTATACCCACGTCTAAGCCAAAAATCAGAATCAACAGATGAAATGCTTGATGTAGCTGTTCAAGAAGGTGTTAACAGCTCTATCGTAACTCATGGAGATTTAGTAGTGATTACAGCTGGCCTTCCTGTTGGTGAAACTGGTACAACAAACATCATGAAAATTCATGTAATTGGAGATGTTCTTGCTAAAGGACAAGGAATTGGCCGTAAAACTGCATTCGGTAAAGCTGTAATTGCGACAAGTGCAAAAGAAGCTTTAGATAAAGTTAATTCTGGTTCAATTCTTGTAACAAATGCAACGGATCGTGATATGGTGCCTGCATTAGAAAAATGTAGTGCATTAATTGTTGAAGAGGGTGGCTTAACAAGCCATGCGGCTGTTGTAGGTTTAAATATTGGAATTCCTGTTATCGTAGGAGTAGAAAATGCAACAAACATCTTAAAAGATGGATTAGATATTACAGTTGATTCTCGTAGCGGCTATGTTTATAGCGGACATGCTAGCGTACTTTAA
- a CDS encoding response regulator transcription factor, which translates to MYAKTILIVDDEPRSREGIKKTLESWSNGQFQILTAENAETAIDIMQNQKVNILITDIRMPKITGITMLKTMKDQKYLPVVIVISAYSEFEYAQEALRLGVINYLLKPISKKKLIEAVEDAIKIDKDKERADIISRVVDNKLIDATVTNESVREPIQKALLYIDKHLKEELTQRDVADHVYLNPSYFSVLFKEEIRLTFSEYIMRRRIQHAKNLLISTKLSITDIAEESGYKTAKYFIKIFKELEGKTPSAYRKTNNERAF; encoded by the coding sequence ATGTATGCGAAAACCATTTTGATTGTTGATGATGAGCCAAGATCAAGGGAAGGCATCAAAAAAACGTTGGAGAGCTGGTCTAACGGGCAATTTCAAATTTTGACGGCAGAAAATGCAGAAACTGCCATTGACATCATGCAAAATCAAAAAGTAAACATCCTCATAACAGATATACGCATGCCAAAAATTACGGGTATAACCATGCTTAAAACAATGAAAGATCAAAAATATCTGCCTGTGGTTATTGTAATCTCCGCCTATTCGGAATTTGAATATGCTCAAGAGGCTCTTCGATTAGGCGTTATTAATTATTTATTAAAGCCAATTAGTAAAAAGAAATTAATTGAAGCTGTTGAAGATGCCATTAAAATTGATAAAGATAAAGAAAGAGCCGATATTATTTCAAGGGTTGTCGATAATAAGTTAATAGATGCAACAGTAACAAATGAATCGGTAAGAGAGCCGATTCAGAAAGCTTTGCTTTATATTGACAAGCATTTAAAAGAAGAATTAACTCAACGTGATGTAGCCGATCATGTTTATTTAAATCCGAGCTATTTTAGTGTGCTATTTAAAGAGGAGATTCGTTTAACGTTTAGTGAATATATCATGAGAAGAAGAATTCAGCATGCCAAAAATCTGCTTATCTCTACAAAGCTCTCCATTACTGATATTGCAGAAGAATCAGGATATAAAACAGCTAAATACTTTATTAAAATCTTTAAAGAGCTAGAAGGAAAGACACCGAGCGCTTACCGAAAAACAAATAATGAAAGGGCTTTCTAA
- the pfkA gene encoding 6-phosphofructokinase, which translates to MTVKRIGVLTSGGDAPGMNAAVRAVVRKAIFHGVEVYGVIGGYAGLISGNFRKLEVGSVGDIIHRGGTFLFSARCEEFKTKEGQQKGIEQLKKHNIDGLVVIGGDGSYMGAKALTEQGFPCVGVPGTIDNDIPGTEFTIGFDTALNTVIDAIDKIRDTATSHERTFIIEVMGRNAGDIALWAGLAGGAETILIPEEGFHLEEIVKRLKKGQERGKKHSIIVVAEGVASGVEIGKLIEENTDFDTRVSVLGHMQRGGSPTAQDRVLASRLGAYAVELLVEGKGGRAVGIEKNQLVDYDIIEALARKHTIDNNLYHLSKELSI; encoded by the coding sequence TTGACAGTTAAAAGAATTGGTGTATTAACAAGTGGCGGTGACGCACCAGGAATGAATGCGGCCGTTCGAGCGGTAGTACGTAAAGCCATATTTCATGGCGTAGAAGTATATGGTGTTATTGGCGGTTATGCTGGGCTAATTAGTGGTAACTTCAGAAAATTAGAAGTTGGCTCTGTTGGTGATATTATTCATCGTGGCGGAACATTCCTTTTTTCTGCGCGCTGTGAAGAATTTAAAACAAAAGAAGGTCAACAAAAAGGAATTGAGCAATTAAAGAAACATAATATCGATGGTCTTGTTGTCATTGGTGGAGATGGGTCTTATATGGGTGCGAAGGCGCTTACAGAACAAGGCTTTCCTTGTGTTGGCGTTCCAGGTACAATTGACAATGATATTCCAGGAACGGAATTTACTATTGGCTTCGATACGGCACTAAACACAGTTATTGATGCTATTGATAAAATTCGTGATACAGCAACTTCTCATGAAAGAACATTTATTATTGAAGTGATGGGAAGAAATGCAGGAGATATCGCATTATGGGCTGGATTAGCTGGTGGTGCGGAAACAATCCTTATTCCTGAAGAAGGTTTCCATTTAGAAGAGATTGTAAAGAGATTGAAAAAAGGTCAGGAGCGCGGCAAAAAACATAGTATCATCGTCGTAGCTGAAGGAGTAGCAAGTGGTGTTGAAATCGGCAAATTAATTGAAGAAAACACAGACTTTGATACACGTGTATCTGTTTTAGGACATATGCAACGTGGTGGATCACCTACAGCACAAGACCGTGTATTAGCTAGCCGTCTAGGAGCTTATGCAGTTGAGCTACTTGTTGAAGGTAAAGGTGGAAGAGCTGTTGGTATCGAGAAAAATCAATTAGTAGATTATGATATCATTGAAGCGTTAGCACGTAAACATACGATTGACAATAATTTATATCACTTATCAAAAGAATTATCAATTTAA
- a CDS encoding FxsA family protein: MRNFIISLLLLPLIELIIFLLAGNIIGITETLIIVIGTGILGGVLLKKQGLKAIRNVQVQLNQGIMPGDAILDSFCVLVGGLLLLFPGFLTDIVGVIILFPPTRRIGKNLLMRSIQRKLQKKNRVTIIH, translated from the coding sequence TTGAGAAATTTTATTATCAGCTTGCTGCTATTGCCACTAATCGAGCTTATAATCTTTCTTCTAGCTGGAAATATAATTGGAATAACAGAAACCTTAATTATAGTAATTGGAACAGGAATTTTAGGTGGGGTTTTACTAAAGAAACAAGGATTAAAGGCAATTCGCAATGTCCAAGTTCAGTTAAATCAAGGTATAATGCCAGGAGATGCTATTTTAGATAGCTTTTGTGTGCTTGTAGGCGGACTGTTATTGCTGTTTCCAGGATTTCTAACGGATATTGTAGGTGTTATTATTCTATTCCCTCCTACAAGGAGAATAGGAAAGAACTTATTAATGAGAAGCATACAAAGAAAGCTGCAAAAGAAAAATCGAGTAACCATTATTCATTAG